From a single Pseudomonas serboccidentalis genomic region:
- the metH gene encoding methionine synthase, whose protein sequence is MSDRSVRLQALKQALKERILILDGGMGTMIQSYKLEEQDYRGKRFADWPSDVKGNNDLLVITRPDVIGGIEKAYLDAGADILETNTFNATRISMADYGMEALAYELNVEGARLARKVADAKTAENPAKPRFVAGVLGPTSRTCSLSPDVNNPGYRNVTFDELVENYTEATKGLIEGGVDLILIETIFDTLNAKAAIFAVQGVFEALGFELPIMISGTITDASGRTLSGQTTEAFWNSVAHAKPISVGLNCALGARELRPYLEELSDKASTHVSAHPNAGLPNEFGEYDELPAQTAKVIEEFAQSGFLNIVGGCCGTTPGHIEAIANAVAGYAPRQIPDIPKACRLSGLEPFTIDRSSLFVNVGERTNITGSAKFARLIREDNYTEALEVALQQVEAGAQVIDINMDEGMLDSKKAMVTFLNLIAGEPDISRVPIMIDSSKWEVIEAGLKCIQGKGIVNSISMKEGVEQFIHHAKLCKRYGAAVVVMAFDEAGQADTEARKKEICKRSYDILVNDVGFPPEDIIFDPNIFAVATGIEEHNNYAVDFINACAYIRDELPYALSSGGVSNVSFSFRGNNPVREAIHSVFLLYAIRAGLTMGIVNAGQLEIYDQIPQELRDAVEDVILNRTPEGTDALLAIADKYKGDGSVKEAETEEWRSWDVNKRLEHALVKGITTHIVEDTEESRQSFSRPIEVIEGPLMAGMNIVGDLFGAGKMFLPQVVKSARVMKQAVAHLIPFIELEKGDKPEAKGKILMATVKGDVHDIGKNIVGVVLGCNGYDIVDLGVMVPAEKILQVAKEQKCDIIGLSGLITPSLDEMVHVAREMQRQDFHLPLMIGGATTSKAHTAVKIEPKYSNDAVVYVTDASRAVGVATQLLSKELKAGFVEKTRADYVDVRERTANRSARTERLSYAAAIAKKPQFDWAGYTPVKPTFTGTRVLDNIDLNVLAEYIDWTPFFISWDLAGKFPRILEDEVVGEAATALYKDAREMLTKLIDEKLISARAVFGFWPANQVHDDDIELYGDDGKPMARLHHLRQQIIKTDGKPNFSLADFVAPKDSEVTDYVGGFITTAGIGAEEVAKAYQDAGDDYNSIMVKALADRLAEACAEWLHQQVRKEHWGYAKDEVLDNEALIKEQYTGIRPAPGYPACPDHTEKATLFTLLDPEASEMRAGRSGVFLTEHYAMFPAAAVSGWYFAHPQAQYFAVGKIDKDQVQSYTSRKGQDLSVTERWLAPNLGYDN, encoded by the coding sequence ATGTCCGATCGCAGCGTCCGCCTTCAAGCTCTCAAGCAAGCCCTCAAAGAGCGCATCCTGATTCTCGACGGCGGCATGGGCACGATGATCCAGAGCTACAAGCTCGAAGAGCAGGATTATCGTGGCAAACGCTTCGCTGACTGGCCGAGTGACGTCAAAGGCAACAACGACCTGTTGGTGATCACCCGTCCGGATGTGATTGGTGGCATCGAGAAAGCCTACCTGGATGCCGGCGCCGACATTCTGGAAACCAACACCTTCAACGCCACGCGCATTTCCATGGCCGACTATGGCATGGAAGCGCTGGCGTACGAATTAAACGTAGAGGGCGCACGCCTGGCGCGCAAGGTGGCCGACGCCAAAACCGCCGAGAACCCGGCCAAGCCGCGTTTCGTCGCCGGCGTGCTCGGCCCTACCAGCCGCACCTGCTCGCTGTCGCCTGACGTCAACAACCCTGGCTACCGCAACGTTACCTTCGATGAACTGGTGGAGAACTACACCGAGGCCACCAAAGGCCTGATCGAGGGCGGCGTCGACCTGATCCTGATCGAAACCATTTTCGACACCCTCAACGCCAAAGCGGCGATCTTCGCCGTGCAAGGGGTGTTCGAAGCGTTGGGCTTCGAGCTGCCGATCATGATCTCCGGGACCATCACCGACGCCTCCGGCCGCACCCTGTCGGGCCAGACCACCGAAGCGTTCTGGAACTCCGTGGCCCACGCCAAACCGATTTCCGTCGGCCTGAACTGCGCCCTTGGCGCCCGTGAACTGCGCCCGTACCTGGAAGAGCTGTCGGACAAGGCCAGCACCCACGTTTCGGCACACCCGAACGCCGGCCTGCCGAACGAATTCGGCGAGTACGACGAGCTGCCGGCGCAAACCGCCAAGGTCATCGAAGAGTTCGCCCAGAGCGGTTTCCTGAACATCGTCGGCGGTTGCTGCGGCACCACCCCGGGCCACATCGAAGCCATCGCCAACGCCGTGGCCGGTTACGCGCCGCGGCAGATTCCGGACATTCCCAAGGCCTGCCGCCTCTCGGGTCTGGAACCGTTCACCATCGATCGCAGCTCGCTGTTCGTCAACGTCGGCGAGCGGACCAACATCACCGGTTCCGCCAAATTCGCCCGGCTGATCCGTGAAGACAACTACACCGAAGCCCTGGAAGTCGCCCTGCAGCAGGTCGAAGCCGGCGCGCAGGTGATCGACATCAACATGGACGAAGGGATGCTCGATTCGAAGAAGGCCATGGTGACCTTCCTCAATCTGATCGCCGGTGAGCCGGACATCTCCCGCGTGCCGATCATGATCGACTCCTCGAAATGGGAAGTGATCGAAGCCGGTCTGAAGTGCATTCAGGGCAAGGGCATCGTCAACTCGATCAGCATGAAAGAAGGCGTCGAGCAGTTCATCCACCACGCCAAGCTGTGCAAACGCTACGGCGCGGCGGTGGTGGTGATGGCGTTCGACGAAGCCGGCCAGGCCGACACCGAAGCGCGCAAGAAAGAGATCTGCAAACGCTCCTACGACATTCTGGTCAACGACGTCGGCTTCCCGCCGGAAGACATCATCTTCGACCCGAACATCTTCGCCGTCGCCACCGGCATTGAAGAACACAACAACTACGCGGTGGACTTCATCAACGCCTGTGCCTACATCCGTGACGAGCTGCCGTACGCGCTGAGCTCCGGTGGTGTGTCCAACGTGTCGTTCTCGTTCCGGGGCAACAACCCGGTGCGTGAGGCGATTCACTCGGTGTTCCTGCTGTACGCAATCCGCGCCGGCCTGACCATGGGCATCGTCAACGCCGGTCAGCTGGAGATCTACGACCAGATCCCGCAGGAACTGCGTGACGCCGTTGAAGACGTGATCCTCAACCGCACGCCGGAAGGCACCGACGCCCTCCTCGCCATCGCCGACAAGTACAAGGGCGACGGCAGCGTCAAGGAAGCCGAGACCGAAGAGTGGCGCAGCTGGGACGTCAACAAGCGTCTGGAACATGCGCTGGTCAAAGGCATCACCACCCACATCGTTGAAGACACCGAAGAGTCGCGCCAGTCGTTCAGCCGCCCGATCGAAGTCATCGAAGGGCCGCTGATGGCCGGCATGAACATCGTCGGCGACCTGTTCGGCGCCGGCAAAATGTTCCTGCCACAGGTGGTGAAATCCGCTCGCGTGATGAAGCAAGCCGTGGCGCACCTGATCCCGTTCATCGAGCTGGAAAAAGGCGACAAGCCGGAAGCCAAGGGCAAGATCCTCATGGCTACGGTGAAAGGCGACGTGCACGACATCGGCAAGAACATCGTCGGCGTGGTGCTGGGCTGTAACGGCTACGACATCGTTGACCTGGGTGTGATGGTCCCGGCGGAAAAAATCCTCCAGGTCGCCAAAGAGCAGAAGTGCGACATCATCGGCCTGTCCGGCCTGATCACGCCGTCGCTGGACGAAATGGTCCACGTTGCCCGCGAAATGCAGCGTCAGGATTTCCACCTGCCGCTGATGATCGGTGGCGCGACCACATCCAAGGCGCACACCGCGGTGAAGATCGAGCCGAAGTACAGCAACGACGCCGTGGTCTACGTCACCGACGCCTCGCGTGCCGTGGGCGTGGCGACGCAGTTGCTGTCCAAGGAGCTGAAGGCCGGTTTCGTCGAGAAGACCCGTGCCGATTACGTCGATGTACGCGAGCGCACCGCCAACCGCAGCGCCCGCACCGAACGCCTGAGCTACGCGGCGGCGATTGCCAAGAAGCCGCAGTTCGACTGGGCCGGTTACACCCCGGTCAAACCGACCTTCACCGGCACCCGGGTGCTGGACAATATCGACCTCAACGTTCTGGCCGAGTACATCGACTGGACGCCGTTCTTCATCTCCTGGGACCTGGCCGGCAAGTTCCCGCGCATCCTTGAAGACGAAGTGGTCGGTGAAGCCGCCACCGCGCTGTACAAGGACGCCCGCGAGATGCTCACCAAGCTGATCGACGAGAAGTTGATCAGCGCCCGTGCGGTGTTCGGCTTCTGGCCGGCCAACCAGGTGCATGACGACGACATCGAACTGTACGGCGATGACGGCAAGCCAATGGCGCGCCTGCATCACCTGCGTCAGCAGATCATCAAGACCGACGGCAAGCCGAACTTCTCGCTGGCCGATTTCGTCGCGCCGAAGGACAGCGAAGTGACCGACTACGTTGGTGGTTTCATCACCACCGCCGGCATCGGCGCCGAAGAAGTGGCCAAGGCGTATCAGGACGCTGGCGACGACTACAACTCGATCATGGTCAAGGCCCTCGCCGACCGTCTGGCCGAGGCTTGCGCCGAGTGGCTGCACCAGCAGGTGCGTAAGGAACACTGGGGCTATGCCAAGGACGAAGTGCTGGACAACGAAGCACTGATCAAAGAGCAGTACACCGGTATTCGTCCGGCACCGGGCTACCCGGCCTGCCCGGATCACACCGAAAAAGCCACGCTGTTCACCCTGCTCGACCCTGAAGCCAGCGAAATGCGCGCTGGCCGCAGCGGCGTGTTCCTCACCGAACACTACGCGATGTTCCCGGCGGCAGCGGTCAGCGGTTGGTATTTCGCCCATCCGCAGGCGCAATACTTTGCCGTGGGCAAGATCGACAAGGACCAAGTGCAAAGCTACACCTCGCGCAAAGGCCAGGACCTGAGCGTGACCGAGCGTTGGCTGGCGCCGAACCTGGGTTACGACAACTGA